A part of Myxococcus landrumus genomic DNA contains:
- the accC gene encoding acetyl-CoA carboxylase biotin carboxylase subunit — protein sequence MPKIRKVLVANRGEIAIRVMRTCKELGIATVAVYSEADRSALHVRTADQAYFVGPPPSRESYLVQERILEAAKKSGADAIHPGYGFLSENASFVRACEAAGITFIGPPASAMDAMGEKTRARANMIKAGVPVVPGTTEPIATEAEARDYAQKIGFPIMLKAAGGGGGKGMRRVEGLADFESAWRSAKSEALNAFGNDAVYIEKYLEKPHHVEIQVFADTHGNVIHLNERECSAQRRHQKVVEETPSPILTPELRAKMGEVAVKAAKAVNYVGAGTVEFLVDVHRNFYFLEMNTRLQVEHPVTEWVTGLDLVALQIKVAEGEKLPLLQAPTPNGHSIEVRVYAEDPSRNFMPSPGKITYLRVPGGPNVRDDSGVFPGYTVPNFYDPMISKLSVWAPTRQEAIARAQRALGEYVVKGITTNIRYLKAILAHPEFVGGDYDTGFLGREHTPLQGVEDPKLTDMALLAGAVYAYQRDAKRAKTLPGAKAGASDAANQGRISPWRLALRSRRR from the coding sequence ATGCCCAAGATCCGCAAAGTGCTCGTCGCCAACCGCGGCGAGATCGCCATCCGGGTGATGCGCACCTGCAAGGAGCTCGGCATCGCCACCGTGGCGGTGTACTCGGAGGCGGACCGCTCCGCGCTGCATGTCCGCACCGCGGACCAGGCCTACTTCGTGGGGCCGCCTCCGTCCCGCGAGAGCTACCTGGTCCAGGAACGCATCCTCGAAGCCGCCAAGAAGTCCGGCGCGGATGCCATCCACCCCGGCTACGGCTTCCTCTCCGAGAACGCCTCCTTCGTGCGCGCGTGCGAAGCCGCCGGCATCACCTTCATCGGCCCGCCCGCCTCCGCCATGGACGCCATGGGCGAGAAGACCCGCGCGCGCGCCAACATGATTAAAGCCGGCGTGCCCGTCGTCCCCGGCACCACCGAGCCCATCGCCACCGAGGCCGAGGCCCGCGACTACGCCCAGAAGATTGGCTTCCCCATCATGCTCAAGGCCGCGGGCGGCGGCGGCGGCAAGGGCATGCGCCGCGTCGAAGGGCTCGCCGACTTCGAGTCCGCCTGGCGCTCCGCCAAGAGCGAGGCGCTCAACGCCTTCGGCAACGACGCCGTCTACATCGAGAAGTATCTCGAGAAGCCGCACCACGTTGAGATTCAGGTGTTCGCCGACACGCACGGCAACGTCATCCACCTGAACGAGCGCGAGTGCTCCGCGCAGCGCCGCCACCAGAAGGTGGTGGAGGAGACGCCCAGCCCCATCCTCACGCCGGAGTTGCGCGCGAAGATGGGCGAGGTCGCCGTGAAGGCGGCCAAGGCCGTCAACTACGTGGGCGCGGGCACGGTGGAGTTCCTGGTCGACGTGCACCGCAACTTCTACTTCCTGGAGATGAACACCCGCCTCCAGGTGGAGCACCCGGTGACGGAGTGGGTGACGGGCCTGGACCTGGTCGCCCTGCAAATCAAGGTCGCCGAGGGCGAGAAGCTCCCGCTGCTCCAGGCGCCCACGCCCAACGGCCACTCCATCGAAGTGCGCGTGTACGCGGAGGACCCGTCGCGCAACTTCATGCCCAGCCCCGGCAAGATTACCTACCTGCGCGTGCCGGGCGGCCCCAACGTGCGCGACGACTCGGGCGTGTTCCCCGGGTACACGGTGCCCAACTTCTACGACCCGATGATCTCCAAGCTGTCCGTGTGGGCTCCCACGCGGCAGGAGGCGATTGCCCGGGCCCAGCGCGCGCTGGGTGAGTACGTGGTGAAGGGCATCACCACCAACATCCGCTACCTGAAGGCGATTCTCGCCCACCCGGAGTTCGTCGGTGGCGACTACGACACGGGCTTCCTCGGCCGCGAGCACACCCCGCTGCAAGGCGTGGAGGACCCGAAGCTGACGGACATGGCGCTGCTGGCGGGCGCTGTCTACGCGTACCAGCGCGACGCGAAGCGCGCGAAGACGCTGCCAGGAGCCAAGGCCGGCGCGTCCGACGCGGCGAACCAGGGCCGCATCAGCCCGTGGCGCCTGGCGCTGCGCTCGCGCCGCCGCTAA
- a CDS encoding YfbM family protein, with translation MEMLCTLRSLTEAQRDALLQAPERLEEFLDDEEDFGDPKGGAFLELDIGEAWHGLQYLLTGTPWEGKAPLDFLVRGGIEAGDIPSDEGTARIFEPALVKALSTALREVTEDTLRRRYDPVEMQAQDIYPGTWEEPLDDSDPLEELISYFEELQKFVGQVTRRGAALLVHIG, from the coding sequence ATGGAGATGCTCTGCACCTTGCGCAGCCTCACGGAAGCGCAGCGCGACGCCCTGCTTCAGGCCCCTGAACGCCTGGAGGAGTTCCTCGACGACGAGGAGGACTTTGGAGACCCCAAGGGCGGTGCCTTCCTGGAGCTGGACATCGGCGAGGCCTGGCACGGCTTGCAGTACCTGCTCACCGGCACGCCGTGGGAGGGCAAGGCCCCCCTGGACTTCCTGGTGCGCGGCGGCATCGAGGCGGGCGACATCCCTTCCGACGAGGGCACCGCGCGCATCTTCGAGCCCGCGCTGGTGAAGGCGCTGTCCACCGCGCTCCGCGAGGTGACCGAGGACACGCTGCGCCGCCGCTATGACCCGGTGGAGATGCAGGCCCAGGACATCTACCCCGGCACGTGGGAGGAGCCGCTCGACGACTCGGACCCGCTGGAGGAGCTCATCTCCTACTTCGAGGAGCTCCAGAAGTTCGTCGGACAGGTAACTCGGCGCGGAGCCGCGCTGCTAGTGCACATCGGCTGA
- a CDS encoding Coq4 family protein — MRTPFSYVREAWKVARALRDPYRLQDILDVARLLAPPSTMRKLVDRLMQSPTTAQAFVERPRVGKLALDTLQALPEGTLGRAFADHLKDNGLDPSKLPNLQAHTHEDYVRAHLLESHDIWHVLTGFRSDVAGELGIQAFSLAQVGSPFALGILAGGLTNTLLYAFPERDVRMQAITRGWVLGHMALPVFGAPWRDMWEHPLAEVRQRFGLDLDAVDAVLPALAPPVRTHAARRVAA; from the coding sequence ATGCGTACCCCGTTCAGCTACGTCCGCGAGGCCTGGAAGGTGGCCCGCGCGCTGCGGGACCCCTACCGTCTCCAGGACATCCTCGATGTGGCCCGCTTGCTGGCGCCCCCCTCCACCATGCGCAAGCTGGTGGACCGGCTGATGCAATCGCCCACCACCGCCCAGGCCTTCGTGGAGCGGCCCCGCGTGGGGAAGCTGGCGCTCGACACGCTCCAGGCGTTGCCAGAGGGGACCCTCGGCCGCGCGTTCGCCGACCACCTGAAGGACAACGGCCTGGACCCCTCCAAGCTCCCCAACCTCCAGGCCCACACGCACGAGGACTACGTCCGGGCCCACCTGCTGGAGTCCCATGACATCTGGCACGTGCTCACCGGCTTCCGCTCCGACGTGGCCGGGGAGTTGGGCATCCAGGCCTTCAGCCTGGCCCAGGTCGGCAGTCCCTTCGCGCTGGGCATCCTCGCCGGAGGCCTGACGAACACCCTGCTCTACGCCTTCCCCGAGCGCGACGTGCGCATGCAGGCCATCACCCGAGGCTGGGTGCTGGGACACATGGCCCTGCCCGTGTTCGGCGCCCCGTGGCGAGACATGTGGGAACACCCCCTGGCGGAGGTCCGCCAGCGCTTCGGCCTGGACCTGGACGCGGTGGACGCCGTGCTCCCGGCACTCGCGCCCCCGGTGCGAACGCACGCCGCTCGCCGCGTCGCGGCGTGA
- a CDS encoding acyl-CoA carboxylase subunit beta — MDETSEKDPLRARLHELEKQAELGGGADRIAKQHEAGKLTARERIDLLLDPGSFCELDKLVTHRSTDFGMGDKKIPGDGVVTGYGTVEGRQVFVFAQDFTVFGGSLSGAYAQKICKIMDMATRVGAPVIGLNDSGGARIQEGVESLAGYADIFLRNTLASGVVPQISLIMGPCAGGAVYSPAITDFIMMVKDTSYMFITGPDVIKTVTHEEVSKEALGGALTHNQKSGVAHFAAENEQAAIVMTRELLSFLPSNNQEDPPVQPSDDDVFRAEESLKTIVPNNPNKPYDIKDIVKAVVDNKHFFEVQEHYARNIVVGFARMNGKSVGIVANQPAVLAGVLDIDASVKAARFVRFCDCFNIPLITFVDVPGFLPGTDQEWGGIITHGAKLLYAFAEATVPKITIITRKAYGGAYDVMASKHIRADINYAYPTAEIAVMGPEGAVNIIFRNELLKAKDATAERTKLVNDYREKFANPFKAAELGYIDEVIRPEETRIKVIRALEMLKDKRQENPPRKHGNIPL; from the coding sequence ATGGACGAGACCTCCGAGAAGGACCCCCTCCGCGCACGCCTCCACGAGCTGGAGAAGCAGGCCGAGCTGGGTGGCGGTGCCGACCGCATCGCCAAGCAGCACGAGGCCGGAAAGCTCACCGCCCGCGAGCGCATCGACCTGCTCCTCGACCCCGGCTCCTTCTGCGAGCTGGACAAGCTGGTCACCCACCGCTCCACCGACTTCGGGATGGGCGACAAGAAGATTCCCGGCGACGGCGTCGTCACCGGCTACGGCACCGTGGAAGGCCGTCAGGTCTTCGTCTTCGCCCAGGACTTCACCGTCTTCGGCGGCTCGCTGTCCGGCGCCTATGCCCAGAAGATTTGCAAAATCATGGACATGGCCACCCGCGTGGGCGCGCCGGTCATCGGGCTGAATGACTCCGGCGGCGCGCGCATCCAGGAAGGCGTGGAGAGCCTGGCGGGCTACGCGGACATCTTCCTGCGCAACACCCTGGCCTCCGGCGTGGTGCCCCAGATTTCGCTCATCATGGGTCCGTGCGCGGGCGGCGCGGTGTACTCGCCCGCCATCACCGACTTCATCATGATGGTGAAGGACACCTCGTACATGTTCATCACCGGCCCGGACGTCATCAAGACGGTGACGCACGAGGAGGTGTCGAAGGAAGCCCTGGGCGGCGCGCTGACGCACAACCAGAAGTCCGGCGTGGCGCACTTCGCCGCGGAGAACGAGCAGGCCGCCATCGTCATGACGCGCGAGCTGCTCTCGTTCCTGCCCTCCAACAACCAGGAGGACCCGCCCGTCCAGCCGAGCGACGACGACGTGTTCCGGGCCGAGGAGTCCCTCAAGACCATCGTCCCGAACAACCCCAACAAGCCTTACGACATCAAGGACATCGTCAAGGCCGTCGTCGACAACAAGCACTTCTTCGAGGTGCAGGAGCACTACGCGCGCAACATCGTCGTCGGCTTCGCGCGCATGAACGGCAAGAGCGTGGGCATCGTCGCCAACCAGCCCGCGGTGCTCGCCGGCGTGCTGGACATCGACGCCAGCGTGAAGGCCGCGCGCTTCGTGCGCTTCTGCGACTGCTTCAACATCCCGCTCATCACCTTCGTGGACGTGCCCGGCTTCCTTCCCGGCACCGACCAGGAATGGGGCGGCATCATCACCCACGGCGCCAAGCTGCTCTACGCCTTCGCCGAGGCCACCGTCCCCAAAATCACCATCATCACGCGCAAGGCCTACGGCGGCGCGTACGACGTGATGGCGTCCAAGCACATCCGCGCGGACATCAACTACGCCTACCCCACCGCGGAAATCGCCGTCATGGGGCCCGAGGGCGCCGTCAACATCATCTTCCGCAACGAGCTGCTCAAGGCGAAGGACGCCACCGCCGAGCGCACGAAGCTGGTGAATGACTATCGCGAGAAGTTCGCCAACCCGTTCAAGGCGGCGGAGCTGGGCTACATCGACGAGGTCATCCGCCCCGAGGAGACCCGCATCAAGGTCATCCGCGCGCTGGAGATGTTGAAGGACAAGCGGCAGGAGAACCCGCCGCGTAAGCACGGCAACATTCCGCTGTAG
- a CDS encoding biotin/lipoyl-containing protein has protein sequence MRYFTKQQGQKEAVPVDLEPLGGDRFKLTVNGVTYQVDALALEHGTMSMLVDGQSYSAEFEENGDEVGVLLRGQVNRFDVADERRLRLRAGTAAFSVEGKQLITAPMPGKVVKVLVKVGDEVKEGQGLVVVEAMKMENELKSPKAGKVTELFAKEGTAVENNAKLVVVE, from the coding sequence ATGCGCTATTTCACGAAGCAGCAGGGACAGAAGGAAGCGGTGCCGGTGGACCTGGAGCCCTTGGGCGGCGACAGGTTCAAGCTGACCGTCAACGGCGTCACCTACCAGGTGGACGCGCTGGCGCTCGAGCACGGCACCATGAGCATGCTGGTGGACGGCCAGTCCTACAGCGCCGAGTTCGAGGAGAACGGCGACGAGGTCGGCGTGCTCCTGCGCGGCCAGGTGAACCGCTTCGACGTCGCGGACGAGCGCCGGCTGCGGCTGCGCGCGGGCACCGCCGCCTTCAGCGTGGAGGGCAAGCAGCTCATCACCGCGCCCATGCCCGGCAAGGTGGTGAAGGTGCTGGTGAAGGTCGGCGACGAGGTGAAGGAGGGCCAGGGCCTCGTCGTGGTGGAAGCCATGAAGATGGAGAACGAGCTCAAGAGCCCCAAGGCGGGCAAGGTGACCGAGCTGTTCGCCAAGGAAGGCACCGCCGTCGAGAACAACGCGAAGCTCGTCGTCGTCGAGTAG
- a CDS encoding TSUP family transporter, translated as MVDVSAQHLVLLCIAALIAGVVDAIAGGGGLITLPALLAAGLPPHIALGTNKGQSVFGSFAALVRFSRAGLVDRKLAKVTFPLSLGGAFAGAALVMLVKPEVLKPLVLVLLIAVAVFLAFRRAPPPGERPEPTPVPRAQAIGGLIALAIGTYDGFFGPGTGTFLIVAFSTLLGHGLARASADAKVVNFASNLASVSLFALKGVVIWKVALPMAAAQFTGAWLGAHLAVKGGDKLVRKVVLVVVAALVLKLGRDVVIG; from the coding sequence CTGGTGGACGTCAGTGCGCAGCACCTTGTCCTGCTCTGCATCGCGGCGCTGATTGCGGGTGTCGTGGATGCCATCGCGGGAGGCGGCGGCCTCATCACCTTGCCCGCGCTGCTCGCGGCGGGGCTTCCTCCGCACATCGCGCTGGGCACCAACAAGGGCCAGTCCGTCTTCGGCTCCTTCGCCGCGCTGGTGCGCTTCTCGCGCGCGGGGCTGGTCGACAGGAAGTTGGCGAAGGTGACGTTCCCACTCAGCCTGGGCGGCGCGTTCGCTGGCGCGGCGCTGGTGATGCTCGTGAAGCCCGAGGTGCTCAAGCCGCTGGTGCTCGTGCTGCTCATCGCGGTGGCGGTGTTCCTGGCCTTCCGCCGCGCCCCGCCTCCAGGCGAGCGGCCCGAGCCCACGCCCGTGCCTCGCGCCCAGGCCATCGGCGGCCTCATCGCGCTGGCCATCGGCACCTACGACGGGTTCTTCGGTCCGGGGACGGGCACCTTCCTCATCGTCGCCTTCTCCACGCTGCTGGGCCACGGGCTCGCGCGAGCCTCCGCCGACGCGAAGGTGGTGAACTTCGCCTCCAACCTGGCGTCCGTGTCCCTCTTCGCCCTCAAGGGCGTGGTCATCTGGAAGGTGGCGCTGCCCATGGCCGCCGCGCAGTTCACCGGCGCCTGGCTGGGGGCGCACCTCGCCGTGAAGGGCGGCGACAAGCTGGTGCGCAAGGTGGTGCTGGTGGTGGTGGCGGCGCTGGTGCTGAAGCTGGGGCGCGACGTGGTGATCGGCTGA